The following coding sequences lie in one Dioscorea cayenensis subsp. rotundata cultivar TDr96_F1 unplaced genomic scaffold, TDr96_F1_v2_PseudoChromosome.rev07_lg8_w22 25.fasta BLBR01001807.1, whole genome shotgun sequence genomic window:
- the LOC120257029 gene encoding putative disease resistance protein At1g50180: protein MADAAVGSLVRKLGDLLVQEAINLHGVSDQVEWLKRELETMHRHKVHVDVQGIKTRLQELSRSREVYDISNIGTTSQYRSPGEIPILPQLRDDIDMVGFDDEKKKIVLELVNEEKTNRSVISIVATPSADTIQDLSVAISEKLKKGKYLIVLDDVWKRDVWNELLKVFPDVNNGSRVVITTRFKNVINIADPTTKLHKLRYLNEKESWELFLRKVFPRQDIETCCPTCLLDCTHQLVQRCGGLPLALVVLGGLVSTKPQTQDAWHKFVASIA from the exons ATGGCTGATGCTGCAGTAGGTTCTCTAGTCCGGAAGCTTGGTGATCTATTAGTGCAAGAAGCCATCAATTTGCATGGAGTGAGTGATCAAGTGGAGTGGTTGAAACGAGAACTGGAGACAATGCA TAGACACAAGGTTCATGTGGATGTTCAAGGGATAAAAACTAGGTTGCAGGAGCTATCTCGAAGTAGAGAAGTATATGACATTTCTAATATTGGTACAACTAGTCAATACAGAAGTCCAGGTGAGATCCCTATATTGCCTCAACTGAGAGATGACATTGATATGGTTGGctttgatgatgagaagaaaaagattgtGCTAGAGTTGGTTAATGAAGAGAAAACAAATCGATCAGTGATTTCTATAGTGG cAACTCCATCAGCTGACACAATCCAAGACCTCTCAGTTGCTATTTctgaaaaattgaagaaaggCAAGTACTTGATCgttcttgatgatgtttggaaACGAGATGTATGGAATGAATTACTAAAAGTCTTTCCAGATGTTAATAATGGAAGCAGAGTTGTTATCACCACCCGCTTCAAAAATGTCATTAATATTGCAGATCCTACCACTAAACTTCATAAACTGCGTTACCTAAATGAAAAGGAGAGTTGGGAGTTGTTTCTTCGCAAGGTCTTCCCAAGACAAGACATTGAAACATGTTGCCCGACATGTTTGCTTGATTGTACTCATCAACTTGTTCAGAGGTGTGGGGGTCTACCACTAGCACTAGTAGTTCTTGGGGGACTTGTCtcaactaaaccacaaaccCAAGATGCATGGCATAAATTCGTTGCTTCCATAGCTTGA